From a region of the Emcibacter sp. SYSU 3D8 genome:
- a CDS encoding fused MFS/spermidine synthase produces MKTDRTPGLLISVVYTSAIFLSAVLIFWLEPMLPKAILPLMGGTPATWVTALMFYQAILLLGYTYCYVLTRWAPYRVQAAVHVALLALAAVALPPGLPGMEAGTASPVLQVLFMLTVGAGLPLLALSATAPLAQHWFSRTGHRNAHDPYFLYAASNVGGLGALLAYPVLIEPHIGLIEQARLWTIGCAVFAVVIGGCIVLGRPVKPAAPAAGATDIAAAPPARRAGQRWMWLLLAAVPSSLLSGTTTRITTDIAAGPLFWVVPLALYLLTFVLAFARWRILPMRLVLMLQPVALAPLIIVMFGGEQLIRAWDMVAATVVLLFLSAYICHARLADSRPGPERSSEFYLMIALGGLLGGAFNAVVAPNLFIGVTEYPLALVLAVALRPMQSPGRIRWGLDVAIPVAAGAIAIAVLLQTPPDHVRMVTGIIGLVFAVGLVALAGNPVRFAIGLAAAFLLSTAPRLAEPPLDQQRNFFGVVKVLYDAPHDMTLMVNGSTSHGGQLRAPDKRRVLTSYYGARGPYGDVIAVRTAQGRARDIAAIGLGTGTIACSGPPEARWTFFEINPVVVEMARNPQFFSFLADCQPDARVLTGDGRLLLARENQRFDLIVLDAFSSDAIPMHLLTLEAFEIYFSKLKPDGMVVINISNKFVNLNPVLAALAERLGFTVLGRFDEVTDRIIHSSRWAVMARDPATLAPVLARPGWQVLTPDRDLLWTDDKSGLFELLSVQPDLNK; encoded by the coding sequence TTGAAAACGGACCGGACGCCGGGCCTGCTGATTTCCGTGGTCTATACCTCGGCCATTTTCCTCAGCGCCGTGCTGATCTTCTGGCTCGAGCCCATGTTGCCCAAGGCCATCCTGCCGCTGATGGGCGGGACGCCGGCCACCTGGGTGACGGCGCTGATGTTCTATCAGGCCATCCTGTTGCTCGGGTACACCTACTGCTATGTGCTGACCCGCTGGGCGCCGTACCGCGTGCAGGCCGCCGTGCACGTGGCGCTGCTCGCGCTCGCGGCGGTGGCATTGCCGCCCGGGCTGCCCGGCATGGAAGCCGGCACCGCCTCGCCCGTGCTGCAGGTGCTGTTCATGCTGACGGTGGGCGCCGGGTTGCCACTGTTGGCCCTGTCGGCCACCGCGCCCCTGGCCCAGCACTGGTTCTCGCGCACCGGCCATCGCAACGCGCACGATCCATATTTCCTCTACGCCGCGAGCAATGTGGGCGGCCTCGGCGCGCTGCTTGCCTATCCGGTGCTGATCGAGCCCCATATAGGGCTGATCGAGCAGGCCCGGCTGTGGACCATCGGATGCGCCGTGTTCGCGGTGGTCATCGGCGGCTGTATCGTCCTGGGACGCCCGGTGAAGCCGGCGGCGCCAGCCGCCGGGGCGACGGATATTGCGGCAGCGCCCCCTGCCCGCCGCGCTGGCCAGCGCTGGATGTGGCTCCTCCTGGCCGCCGTACCGTCAAGCCTGCTGTCAGGCACCACCACCCGCATCACCACCGACATCGCCGCCGGGCCACTGTTCTGGGTGGTGCCGCTGGCGCTCTATCTGCTGACCTTCGTGCTGGCCTTCGCCCGGTGGCGCATCCTGCCCATGCGACTCGTGCTGATGCTGCAGCCTGTGGCGCTGGCGCCGTTGATCATCGTCATGTTCGGCGGTGAGCAACTGATCCGCGCATGGGACATGGTCGCGGCGACGGTCGTCCTGCTGTTCCTGTCCGCCTATATCTGCCACGCCCGCCTGGCCGACAGCCGCCCCGGTCCCGAGCGCTCGAGCGAATTCTACCTGATGATCGCGCTGGGCGGCCTCCTCGGCGGCGCATTCAATGCGGTGGTTGCGCCCAATTTGTTCATCGGCGTCACCGAATATCCGCTGGCGCTGGTGCTGGCGGTCGCGCTGCGCCCCATGCAGAGTCCGGGCCGCATCCGCTGGGGCCTGGACGTGGCGATTCCGGTCGCTGCCGGCGCCATCGCAATTGCCGTCCTGCTGCAAACCCCGCCGGACCACGTCCGCATGGTGACCGGAATCATCGGGCTCGTATTCGCGGTGGGTCTGGTCGCCCTGGCGGGGAACCCGGTCCGGTTCGCCATCGGCCTCGCCGCCGCTTTCCTGCTCAGTACCGCGCCTCGGCTGGCCGAGCCCCCACTCGATCAGCAACGCAACTTCTTCGGCGTGGTCAAGGTGCTCTATGACGCACCCCATGACATGACCCTGATGGTGAACGGCTCGACCTCCCATGGCGGCCAGCTCCGCGCGCCGGACAAGCGCCGCGTGCTGACCAGCTATTACGGCGCGCGCGGCCCCTATGGCGACGTCATCGCCGTGCGCACCGCCCAGGGACGCGCCCGCGACATCGCCGCCATCGGCCTGGGCACCGGCACCATCGCCTGCTCAGGCCCGCCGGAGGCCCGCTGGACGTTCTTCGAGATCAACCCGGTCGTGGTCGAGATGGCGCGCAACCCGCAGTTCTTCTCGTTCCTCGCCGACTGCCAGCCCGATGCGCGCGTGCTGACCGGCGACGGCCGCCTGCTGCTGGCCCGGGAAAACCAGCGCTTCGATCTGATCGTGCTGGATGCCTTCAGTTCCGACGCCATTCCCATGCACCTGCTGACCCTGGAAGCGTTCGAGATCTATTTCAGCAAGCTGAAGCCCGACGGCATGGTGGTGATCAATATCTCGAACAAGTTCGTCAACCTGAACCCAGTGCTGGCAGCACTCGCCGAGCGTCTTGGATTCACAGTGCTCGGCCGCTTCGACGAGGTCACCGACCGGATCATCCATTCCAGCCGTTGGGCGGTGATGGCCCGCGACCCGGCAACCCTGGCGCCGGTGCTGGCGCGCCCCGGATGGCAGGTGCTCACGCCCGACCGCGACCTGCTCTGGACCGATGACAAGTCCGGCCTGTTCGAGCTGCTCAGCGTCCAGCCGGATTTGAACAAGTGA
- a CDS encoding ATP-binding protein — protein sequence MRKVFKGWGQAAPVLPVAALVGLVLAGYVHLAHAVLLVAASAPAAWLLLRASRTGNANVEARPDGKMSAAAVSVERSVIDVLPDALVLLDASRRVVEANAAARELFGVRLVGRDFSQVLRHPSAIGAMDRVLSSKAVSREEITLLSPGERHFMLAALPIEGERPAAGEAMPAMAIALHEITTLKRSEQLRADFVANASHELRTPLASIIGFIETLQGPARGDPAAQDRFLEIMALESARMARLIDDLLSLSRIELDEHVVPSDSVDLAHVIDGVVEALSLAARDREMSIAVDIDAGMPAVVGDSDQLTQVFQNLVDNAIKYARIGTAIRIDGKQIERLPETGGPGVVVRVTNDGEGIAREHLPRLTDRFYRVDPARSRQKGGTGLGLAIAKHIVNRHRGRLVLESELGVGTTVSVYLPARAGSQNAK from the coding sequence GTGAGAAAAGTCTTCAAAGGTTGGGGGCAGGCTGCGCCCGTGTTGCCGGTTGCCGCCCTCGTCGGCCTTGTCCTGGCGGGTTATGTGCATCTGGCCCATGCGGTGCTGCTCGTGGCGGCCAGCGCGCCGGCGGCGTGGCTACTGTTGCGGGCAAGCCGGACGGGCAATGCGAATGTCGAGGCGAGACCCGATGGCAAGATGTCGGCGGCAGCGGTCTCCGTCGAACGTTCGGTGATCGACGTCCTGCCGGATGCGCTCGTGCTGCTCGATGCGAGCCGCCGGGTCGTCGAGGCCAATGCCGCGGCGCGCGAGTTGTTTGGCGTCCGTCTGGTCGGGCGGGACTTCTCACAGGTGTTGCGGCACCCGTCCGCTATCGGCGCCATGGACCGGGTTCTGTCCAGCAAAGCGGTATCGCGCGAGGAAATCACCCTGCTGAGTCCCGGCGAACGGCACTTCATGCTTGCGGCGCTGCCCATCGAAGGCGAGCGACCGGCGGCGGGAGAGGCGATGCCCGCAATGGCCATCGCCCTGCATGAAATAACAACCCTGAAGCGATCCGAGCAGCTGCGCGCGGACTTTGTCGCCAATGCCAGCCACGAGTTGCGTACGCCGCTGGCCAGCATCATCGGATTCATCGAAACCCTGCAGGGCCCCGCCAGGGGCGATCCTGCCGCCCAGGACCGCTTCCTGGAGATCATGGCGCTGGAATCGGCCCGCATGGCGCGGCTGATCGACGATTTGCTGTCTCTGTCGCGAATCGAACTGGACGAGCATGTGGTGCCGTCGGACAGCGTCGATCTCGCGCATGTGATCGACGGCGTGGTCGAGGCCCTGTCGCTGGCTGCCCGTGACCGCGAGATGAGCATTGCCGTGGATATCGATGCCGGCATGCCGGCGGTCGTGGGCGATTCCGACCAGCTGACCCAGGTGTTCCAGAACCTTGTCGACAATGCGATCAAGTACGCGCGCATCGGCACGGCCATCCGGATCGATGGGAAGCAGATCGAGCGACTGCCTGAAACCGGCGGCCCGGGCGTGGTGGTCAGGGTAACCAATGACGGCGAGGGCATAGCCCGCGAGCATCTTCCGCGCCTCACTGACCGGTTCTACCGGGTCGATCCCGCCCGGTCCCGGCAAAAGGGTGGCACGGGCCTGGGCCTTGCCATCGCCAAGCACATCGTCAACAGGCACCGGGGCCGTCTGGTGTTAGAAAGCGAACTCGGAGTCGGCACCACGGTCAGCGTCTATCTGCCGGCCCGCGCGGGATCCCAGAACGCCAAGTAG
- a CDS encoding acyl-CoA dehydrogenase family protein: MDLSYSDEQIMLRDSAERFVDANCGADNLRKMRASEEGFSRDYWKQMAELGWLALPFTEDQGGLDGTAVDTNVLMEAFGRGLLLEPYLTTVVMGGGALKAAGGADDLIGQIIEGSLLLAVAYAEPQARFDLFDVATTARKDGNGWVIDGHKAVVLHGDSADKIIVSARTSGDRRDRSGISLFIIDRGASGLERRAYPTVDGSRAAELFLNSVQVGPDALLGEEDQGLAILEKVSDNAITALCAEAVGAMKVLLDTTVEYTKTREQFGQPIAKFQVLRHRMADMMMEYEQAKSMALVAALKVDSEDPIERRKAVSGAKVQIGKSGRFVGQQAVQLHGGMGMTDELSVGHYFKRLTMIDILFGNVDHHLKQFSAAA; encoded by the coding sequence ATGGACCTGTCCTACTCCGATGAACAGATCATGCTGCGCGACAGCGCCGAGCGCTTCGTCGACGCCAATTGCGGCGCCGACAATCTCCGCAAGATGCGCGCCTCCGAAGAAGGCTTCAGCCGCGATTACTGGAAGCAGATGGCCGAACTCGGCTGGCTGGCGCTGCCCTTCACCGAGGACCAGGGCGGGCTGGACGGCACCGCCGTCGACACCAATGTGCTGATGGAAGCCTTCGGCCGCGGCTTGCTGCTCGAGCCCTATTTGACCACCGTGGTCATGGGCGGCGGTGCGCTGAAGGCCGCCGGCGGCGCCGACGACCTGATCGGCCAGATCATCGAAGGCAGCTTGCTGCTGGCGGTGGCCTATGCCGAACCGCAGGCCCGCTTCGACCTGTTCGACGTTGCCACCACCGCCCGCAAGGACGGCAATGGCTGGGTTATCGACGGGCACAAGGCCGTCGTGCTGCACGGCGACAGCGCCGACAAGATCATCGTCTCGGCCCGCACCTCGGGCGATCGCCGCGACAGGAGCGGGATCAGCCTGTTCATCATCGACCGCGGTGCCTCCGGCCTGGAGCGCCGCGCCTATCCGACCGTCGATGGATCGCGCGCCGCCGAGCTGTTCCTCAACAGCGTCCAGGTCGGTCCGGACGCGCTGCTGGGCGAAGAAGACCAGGGCCTCGCCATCCTCGAGAAGGTCTCCGACAATGCCATTACAGCGCTGTGCGCCGAGGCCGTCGGCGCCATGAAGGTGCTGCTCGACACCACGGTCGAATATACCAAGACCCGCGAGCAGTTCGGCCAGCCGATCGCCAAGTTCCAGGTGCTGCGCCATCGCATGGCCGACATGATGATGGAATACGAGCAGGCCAAGTCGATGGCCCTCGTCGCCGCCCTCAAGGTCGACAGCGAAGATCCGATCGAGCGCCGCAAGGCGGTCTCGGGCGCCAAGGTCCAGATCGGCAAGAGCGGCCGGTTCGTCGGCCAGCAGGCCGTACAGCTTCACGGCGGCATGGGCATGACCGACGAATTGTCGGTGGGCCACTATTTCAAGCGGCTGACCATGATCGACATTCTGTTCGGGAATGTGGATCATCACCTGAAGCAGTTCAGCGCCGCGGCCTGA
- a CDS encoding aldolase/citrate lyase family protein has product MRENRLKAIWARGEAATNCWIASDSAYVAEAMAAQGWDSLTIDMQHGLIGVSEMHAMLAAVSASPVTPLVRVPWNEPGVIMKALDAGAYGVICPMINTREECERFVGACRYVPDGYRSVGPNRAILYAGGDYMKWANDVLLTFAMIETQESLDNLEGICATPGLDALLIGPSDLGLSLGGEPRLNQSDPVVMDAIDRILETARRHGLRTAIVNNGVDYSKQMIAKGFDLVTVTSDMGLVRAGFDLVREMND; this is encoded by the coding sequence ATGCGGGAGAACCGGCTGAAGGCCATATGGGCGCGGGGAGAGGCCGCGACCAATTGCTGGATCGCCTCGGACAGCGCCTATGTGGCCGAGGCCATGGCGGCGCAGGGTTGGGATTCGCTGACCATCGACATGCAGCATGGCCTGATCGGGGTAAGCGAGATGCATGCCATGCTGGCGGCGGTGTCGGCATCGCCGGTCACGCCGCTGGTCCGGGTGCCGTGGAACGAGCCCGGCGTGATCATGAAGGCGCTGGATGCCGGCGCCTACGGCGTGATCTGTCCGATGATCAACACGCGCGAGGAGTGCGAGCGCTTCGTCGGCGCCTGCCGTTACGTTCCGGACGGATATCGCAGCGTCGGTCCGAACCGGGCGATCCTGTATGCGGGCGGCGACTACATGAAGTGGGCGAACGACGTGCTGCTGACCTTCGCCATGATCGAGACGCAGGAGTCGCTGGATAACCTCGAGGGCATCTGCGCCACCCCGGGCCTCGACGCGCTGCTGATCGGCCCGTCCGACCTGGGCCTGTCGCTGGGGGGCGAGCCGCGCCTCAACCAGTCCGATCCGGTCGTCATGGACGCAATCGACCGAATCCTGGAGACCGCCAGGCGGCATGGCCTGCGCACCGCCATCGTCAATAACGGCGTCGACTACTCGAAGCAGATGATCGCCAAGGGCTTCGACCTGGTGACCGTGACCTCCGACATGGGGCTGGTCCGTGCCGGCTTCGATCTGGTCCGGGAGATGAACGACTAG
- a CDS encoding alcohol dehydrogenase catalytic domain-containing protein yields MKAAVFREAGKPLAIETIPDPSPEAGEAIIRVRHCGVCGTDLHATEDHGRKAGGMVMGHEFCGEIVALGKDTPAGWKEGDRLTSLPFIGCGRCAACLLGKPWQCATKLIIGLGDVGGGFAEYTRVHLNSAVALPDPVSWKSGALVEPLAVSLHGVRAIRKGLAGKNVLVIGAGPIGLTTALWCSFFGARHVIVSELDPGRAQMALRYGATGLVDATGDVGAQFRELTGAEPELIMECVGVPGMIAKCTELAPYGGEIIVVGFCAQPDTFMPAFAMAKELSMNFVIAQDKADFQFVVDMLAAGRIDVEGLVTDVLTFEQFPAAFEALRKPTSQCKILLEP; encoded by the coding sequence TTGAAGGCCGCCGTATTCCGCGAGGCAGGCAAGCCGCTTGCCATCGAGACCATTCCCGATCCGTCGCCCGAGGCCGGCGAGGCGATCATCCGCGTGCGCCATTGCGGCGTCTGCGGGACCGACCTGCACGCCACCGAGGATCACGGCCGCAAGGCAGGTGGCATGGTCATGGGACACGAATTCTGCGGCGAGATCGTCGCGCTCGGCAAGGACACGCCGGCCGGCTGGAAGGAAGGCGATCGGCTGACCTCGCTGCCGTTTATCGGCTGCGGCAGGTGCGCCGCCTGCCTGCTCGGCAAGCCGTGGCAATGCGCCACCAAGCTGATCATCGGTCTCGGCGACGTCGGCGGCGGCTTTGCCGAATACACACGCGTGCATCTGAACTCGGCCGTTGCGCTGCCCGATCCGGTAAGCTGGAAATCCGGGGCGCTGGTCGAGCCGCTGGCGGTTTCGCTGCACGGTGTGCGCGCCATCAGGAAGGGGCTGGCGGGCAAGAATGTACTGGTGATCGGCGCCGGACCTATCGGCTTGACCACGGCGCTATGGTGCAGCTTCTTCGGCGCGCGCCATGTCATCGTCAGCGAACTGGATCCGGGCCGGGCCCAGATGGCCCTGCGCTACGGCGCCACCGGCCTGGTCGACGCGACCGGCGACGTGGGCGCCCAGTTCCGTGAACTGACCGGCGCCGAGCCCGAATTGATCATGGAATGCGTCGGCGTGCCGGGCATGATCGCCAAATGCACCGAACTGGCGCCCTATGGCGGCGAGATCATCGTCGTCGGCTTCTGCGCCCAGCCAGACACTTTCATGCCGGCCTTCGCCATGGCCAAGGAATTGTCGATGAACTTTGTCATTGCCCAGGACAAGGCCGACTTTCAGTTTGTCGTCGACATGCTCGCCGCGGGCCGGATCGACGTCGAGGGACTGGTGACGGACGTGCTCACCTTCGAGCAGTTCCCCGCCGCGTTCGAGGCGCTGCGAAAGCCCACCAGCCAGTGCAAGATATTGCTGGAGCCGTGA
- a CDS encoding acyl-CoA dehydrogenase family protein → MDLSFTPDEIAFQNEVRAWMADNFPADLRTKVEAGEKLYKPDLLRWQKILAAKGWIAPAWPVEYGGPGWTPTQRYIYANEMALAGAPDLPAFGLKMVGPVIYTYGNEAQKAHFLPRILSGEDWWCQGYSEPGSGSDLASLKTKAVSDGDDYIVNGSKIWTTGAHDADWIFCLVRTDDTGKKQEGISFLLIDMKTPGIEVSPLIIINGDHTVNQVFFTDVRAPKKNLIGKENEGWTYAKFLLVNERNGIAQVGHKKHTLRRIRKLADKTDMNGGKLADEAGYQRRLAETEVALMALEYSELRFLSGQKTEHAPGTEANMMKVAATQLQQSMSELFIEIAGYYSFPYDGFRDTKGSNEPPVGPTEAGGAMFDFLYGRAATIYGGSNEIQRDVIAKVLLSI, encoded by the coding sequence ATGGACCTGTCGTTCACGCCCGACGAGATTGCCTTCCAGAACGAAGTGCGGGCATGGATGGCGGACAATTTCCCCGCCGACCTGCGCACCAAGGTCGAGGCCGGCGAGAAGCTGTACAAGCCCGACCTGCTGCGCTGGCAGAAGATCCTGGCCGCCAAGGGCTGGATCGCGCCGGCATGGCCCGTCGAATATGGCGGGCCCGGCTGGACGCCTACCCAGCGCTATATCTATGCCAACGAGATGGCGCTGGCCGGCGCACCCGACTTGCCTGCCTTCGGGCTGAAAATGGTCGGCCCGGTGATCTACACCTATGGCAACGAGGCGCAGAAGGCGCATTTCCTGCCGCGCATCCTCAGCGGCGAGGATTGGTGGTGTCAGGGATATTCCGAGCCGGGTTCGGGCTCGGACCTGGCCTCGCTCAAGACCAAGGCGGTCAGCGACGGCGACGATTACATCGTCAACGGCTCGAAGATCTGGACCACCGGCGCCCACGATGCCGACTGGATTTTCTGCCTCGTGCGCACCGACGACACCGGCAAGAAGCAGGAAGGCATTTCCTTCCTGCTGATCGACATGAAGACGCCCGGCATCGAAGTCAGCCCGCTGATCATCATCAACGGCGACCACACGGTGAACCAGGTGTTCTTTACCGACGTGCGCGCCCCGAAGAAGAATTTGATCGGCAAGGAAAACGAGGGCTGGACCTACGCCAAGTTCCTGCTCGTCAACGAGCGCAATGGCATCGCCCAGGTGGGCCACAAGAAGCACACGCTGCGCCGCATCCGCAAACTCGCCGACAAAACCGACATGAACGGCGGCAAGCTGGCCGATGAGGCCGGTTACCAACGCAGGCTGGCCGAGACCGAAGTGGCGCTGATGGCGCTGGAATATTCCGAACTGCGGTTCCTGTCCGGCCAGAAGACCGAACATGCGCCGGGCACCGAGGCCAACATGATGAAGGTGGCCGCGACCCAACTGCAGCAGAGCATGTCCGAGCTGTTCATCGAAATCGCGGGCTATTACAGCTTTCCCTATGACGGCTTCCGCGACACGAAAGGCTCCAACGAACCGCCTGTCGGGCCGACCGAGGCCGGCGGCGCCATGTTCGACTTCCTCTATGGGCGCGCCGCGACCATCTACGGTGGCTCCAACGAGATCCAGCGCGACGTCATCGCCAAGGTGCTGCTGAGCATCTGA
- a CDS encoding ABC transporter substrate-binding protein — protein sequence MTAPDRRTVLRGGMAAMAAAAIPGLAVAQPLAAAASEKLVLHLEWLPQAEFAGYLVARELGLFSKRGLDVTILPGGPDHPALAEVATGAAHIGIGPSSLLFVARAKSVPVKIIALPLQDSIFRFVLKARNRILSLRQLAGQPIGLRLGGDEAEFAAMAAKQGMTLADFKVVRQDQSLSGFLEDRYVLSQVTTINELILLRNEGYPESELQILSPAEYGVAMPSDCLFTTDTMLETRRDTLVRFIDGARDGWRTAFADKEAAVQLLVSRYPELDAGHQMDQLKAMEPLVSGPDGGVPFGRIDTVAMERMQQEMVTARLLPGVLFLNDVVDASLLRDLPEG from the coding sequence GTGACCGCGCCAGACCGCAGAACCGTGCTGCGCGGCGGCATGGCTGCCATGGCCGCCGCCGCGATTCCGGGCCTCGCCGTCGCCCAGCCGCTCGCCGCCGCCGCCTCGGAAAAGCTGGTGCTGCACCTGGAGTGGCTGCCCCAGGCGGAATTCGCCGGCTATCTGGTCGCCAGGGAACTGGGGCTGTTCAGCAAACGCGGGCTCGACGTGACCATTCTTCCCGGCGGCCCGGACCATCCGGCCCTGGCCGAGGTGGCGACCGGCGCCGCGCATATCGGCATCGGGCCGTCGAGCCTGTTGTTCGTCGCCCGCGCCAAGTCGGTGCCGGTGAAGATCATCGCCCTGCCCCTGCAGGACAGCATTTTCCGCTTCGTGCTCAAGGCCCGAAACCGCATCCTCTCGCTGCGCCAGCTTGCGGGCCAGCCCATCGGGCTACGGCTCGGCGGCGACGAGGCCGAGTTTGCCGCCATGGCTGCCAAGCAGGGCATGACCCTGGCCGATTTCAAGGTCGTCAGGCAGGATCAATCCCTTTCCGGCTTCCTGGAGGACCGCTATGTCCTGAGCCAGGTGACGACCATCAATGAACTGATCCTGCTGCGCAACGAGGGCTATCCGGAATCGGAACTGCAGATCCTCAGCCCCGCGGAATATGGTGTCGCCATGCCGTCGGACTGCCTGTTCACCACCGACACGATGCTGGAGACCCGCCGGGACACCCTGGTCCGCTTCATCGACGGCGCCCGCGATGGGTGGCGGACCGCCTTTGCCGACAAGGAAGCCGCGGTGCAATTGCTGGTTTCACGCTATCCCGAACTGGATGCCGGCCACCAGATGGATCAGCTGAAGGCCATGGAACCGCTGGTATCCGGACCGGACGGCGGCGTGCCCTTCGGCCGGATCGACACGGTGGCCATGGAACGGATGCAGCAGGAGATGGTCACCGCGAGATTGCTGCCGGGTGTCCTGTTCCTCAATGATGTGGTCGACGCCAGCCTGCTGCGGGACCTGCCCGAAGGCTAG
- a CDS encoding cytochrome P450 has product MDAIAGAPGDRSLANVEVQENPYDYYDVLREQAPVYYDPNLKVYIVSRYDLLMEAIRNTDVFSNIGSQAPAEMRAPPPEVREIEKRGWPKVNTMVTNDPPSHTRYRKMVDYAFTPKRVRAMKPYMDEIANMLIDAFIDRGEVELIHEFAVPVPLYVIADQLGVPRDDAPKFKIWSDASVAPLGLMLTDDEWIDSATKLLEFQKYFVNALDERRERPRDDLLSALLEVRDDDGKPLDNGELLSIISQVLVAGNETTTNSIAAGMTLLIDNPDQQRLLRENPARIPTFVEETLRLESAVQGLFRVVKQDTELGGYAIPKGARVMLRYAAANRDAAKFGCPHQLDVERSNAGAHLAFGAGIHHCLGAQLARYEMIASFEAILARMDNLAYAPARNSFEHHPHLCLRGLKELWITFDRKG; this is encoded by the coding sequence ATGGATGCCATAGCGGGCGCGCCGGGCGACCGGTCCCTTGCCAACGTCGAGGTTCAGGAGAACCCCTACGATTATTACGACGTTTTGCGGGAACAGGCGCCGGTCTATTACGACCCCAACCTGAAGGTTTATATCGTCAGCCGCTACGATCTGCTGATGGAAGCGATCCGCAACACCGATGTGTTCTCCAACATCGGCAGCCAGGCGCCGGCCGAAATGCGCGCCCCGCCGCCCGAGGTGAGGGAGATCGAGAAGCGTGGCTGGCCCAAGGTCAACACCATGGTGACCAACGATCCGCCCAGCCACACGCGCTATCGCAAGATGGTGGATTACGCGTTCACGCCCAAGCGGGTCCGGGCCATGAAGCCCTATATGGACGAGATCGCCAATATGCTGATCGATGCCTTCATCGATCGCGGCGAGGTCGAGCTGATCCACGAATTCGCGGTGCCCGTGCCGCTCTATGTCATCGCCGACCAGCTTGGCGTGCCGCGCGATGACGCGCCGAAATTCAAGATATGGTCGGACGCGTCCGTGGCGCCGCTTGGCCTGATGCTGACCGACGACGAGTGGATCGACAGCGCCACCAAGTTGCTGGAATTCCAGAAATACTTCGTCAACGCGCTGGACGAGCGCCGCGAACGCCCCCGCGACGACCTGCTGTCGGCGCTGCTCGAGGTCCGCGACGACGATGGCAAGCCGCTCGATAATGGCGAACTGCTGTCGATCATCTCGCAGGTGCTGGTAGCCGGCAACGAGACCACCACCAACTCCATTGCCGCCGGCATGACCCTGCTGATCGACAATCCAGACCAGCAACGGCTGCTGCGCGAGAACCCGGCGCGGATTCCCACCTTCGTCGAGGAAACCCTGCGGCTCGAATCCGCGGTGCAGGGCCTGTTCCGGGTGGTGAAGCAGGATACGGAACTGGGCGGCTACGCGATCCCGAAAGGCGCGCGGGTCATGCTCCGTTATGCGGCGGCGAACCGGGACGCGGCCAAGTTCGGCTGTCCACACCAGCTCGACGTCGAACGCTCAAACGCCGGCGCCCATCTGGCGTTCGGCGCCGGCATCCATCATTGCCTGGGCGCCCAGCTTGCCCGCTACGAGATGATCGCCTCGTTCGAGGCGATCCTGGCGCGCATGGACAATCTGGCCTACGCCCCCGCCCGCAACAGTTTCGAGCACCATCCGCATCTGTGCCTGCGCGGGTTGAAGGAACTCTGGATCACGTTCGACAGGAAGGGATAG